A single window of Crassostrea angulata isolate pt1a10 chromosome 8, ASM2561291v2, whole genome shotgun sequence DNA harbors:
- the LOC128158847 gene encoding uncharacterized protein LOC128158847 — protein MGQILQYFSSEPPVCKTEEDLLNYAWKSVRLKCVDTLVKNEVTLKMRGMYGCSENNGIKVLKEYTPLVIACMYRDLKLATKLIKLGADVNLCPQENRFASEEGVPPLYYATNARDAEMVKLLFNSGADVNGLKGRPQCLNLQEPVNELYSIFDINRGTYSRSAKSCRRPQASLRDLVELYLEAGAKLNTTRWGPCLFYGRGRVFKANRPTTLNIPGPYFKCDTAILLLQHGVDPNMYNLSDVWFQFSGHNCFRSNNDCVQFSTLLETFLGAGYHLTSADINNLFIRENLKRIDVNVEEPVSLKQMCRSAIRERLRKSSKDTTIFPAIDTLHIPSQLKDYLKLRDIIDICSSSIHCRANF, from the exons ATGGGacaaattttgcaatatttctCGAGTGAACCACCAGTGTGTAAAACTGAAGAGGATTTACTAAATTACGCTTGGAAGTCAG tgCGATTAAAATGTGTCGACACTCTTGTTAAAAATGAAGTTACCTTGAAGATGCGAGGAATGTATGGATGTTCCGAGAACAATGGAATAAAGGTCCTCAAAGAATATACTCCCTTAGTTATAGCATGCAT GTATAGGGATTTGAAACTGGCCACTAAACTTATAAAACTTGGGGCAGATGTTAACCTATGTCCCCAGGAAAACCGATTTGCGTCTGAAGAGGGCGTTCCACCATTGTATTATGCAACAAATGCGCGAGATGCTGAGATGGTTAAATTATTGTTCAATTCAG GGGCGGATGTAAATGGTCTCAAAGGTCGTCCACAGTGTTTGAACCTCCAGGAACCAGTAAACGAACTATACAGTATCTTTGATATCAACCGAGGAACTTATTCCAGGTCTGCTAAAAGCTGTAGACGACCGCAAGCGTCTCTTCGAGATCTCGTGGAACTTTATCTAGAGGCCGGGGCAAAGTTAAACACCACACGATGGGGGCCTTGTCTGTTTTACGG GAGAGGGAGAGTCTTTAAGGCCAACCGCCCAACGACTTTAAATATTCCTGGACCATATTTTAAATGTGACACGGCAATCCTACTTCTACAGCACGGTGTGGATCCAAACATGTATAACCTCAGTGATGTTTGGTTCCAGTTCAGTGGACACAATTGTTTTCGCTCGAATAATGATTGTGTACAGTTTAGTACTTTATTGGAAACGTTTTTAGGGGCTGGGTATCATTTAACTAGCGCCGACATAAACAATCTATTCATCAGAGAAAACCTGAAACGTATTGACGTTAATGTTGAAGAACCCGTCAGCTTGAAACAGATGTGTAGGTCAGCAATAAGAGAACGTTTAAGGAAAAGTTCTAAAGATACAACAATATTTCCAGCTATTGATACCTTACACATTCCATCCCAGCTGAAGGATTATTTAAAACTCCGCGATATCATCGACATTTGTAGCTCATCTATCCATTGTAGAGCTAATTTTTGA